A section of the Candidatus Woesearchaeota archaeon genome encodes:
- a CDS encoding macro domain-containing protein gives MYREIKGNLITLALSGTFDVIAHGCNCFCTMGAGIAKDIRKNFKEAYSADLQTSRSDYLKMGNYSKGYKSDLWVINAYIQYYYGQNSPGCNQSLDYEALTVCLRKINQEFFGQHIGLPQIGCGLAGGDWNKVKEIIQKELINCNVTVVIYEKPN, from the coding sequence ATGTATAGAGAAATAAAAGGTAATCTTATCACATTAGCTTTAAGTGGTACTTTTGATGTTATTGCACATGGATGCAATTGTTTTTGTACTATGGGAGCTGGAATTGCTAAAGATATTAGAAAAAATTTTAAAGAGGCTTATTCGGCAGATCTCCAAACATCTAGAAGTGACTATTTAAAAATGGGTAATTATAGTAAAGGATATAAATCTGATTTATGGGTAATAAATGCTTATATTCAATATTATTATGGACAAAATTCTCCTGGATGTAATCAATCATTAGATTATGAAGCATTAACAGTATGTCTAAGGAAAATTAATCAAGAATTTTTTGGACAACATATTGGTTTACCACAGATTGGTTGTGGTTTAGCTGGTGGAGACTGGAATAAAGTAAAAGAGATAATTCAAAAAGAATTAATTAATTGTAATGTAACAGTAGTAATTTACGAAAAACCTAATTAA
- a CDS encoding glucosaminidase domain-containing protein, which yields MKNFLVFLLFIVISISISFKEPPKMKLPEVKKDKIITKQEILSSIWKEIIYLKLEHPEIVYSQILLETGYLSSELFKTNNNLFGMRISGSRATTSNKIINGYKWYPHWKDSLLDYALLQMAFYKGKSKKEYHEKLKRVYAEDPFYIIKLQKIQETLGDPST from the coding sequence ATGAAAAACTTTTTAGTATTTTTATTATTTATTGTAATTTCTATTTCTATTTCTTTTAAAGAACCTCCAAAGATGAAATTACCAGAAGTAAAGAAAGATAAAATTATTACTAAGCAGGAAATATTAAGTTCTATTTGGAAAGAAATTATATATTTAAAATTAGAACATCCTGAAATTGTATATAGTCAAATCTTACTTGAAACTGGTTATTTAAGTTCAGAACTATTTAAAACTAATAATAATTTATTTGGAATGAGAATTTCTGGAAGCAGAGCAACTACTTCTAATAAAATTATTAATGGATATAAATGGTATCCTCATTGGAAGGATAGTTTATTAGATTATGCTTTATTGCAAATGGCTTTCTATAAAGGAAAGTCTAAAAAGGAATACCATGAGAAATTAAAAAGGGTTTATGCAGAAGATCCTTTTTATATAATAAAATTACAAAAAATACAAGAAACATTAGGAGATCCCTCAACATAG